From one Eleginops maclovinus isolate JMC-PN-2008 ecotype Puerto Natales chromosome 7, JC_Emac_rtc_rv5, whole genome shotgun sequence genomic stretch:
- the cog3 gene encoding conserved oligomeric Golgi complex subunit 3, producing the protein MYEVTMASTDLLDLTDKDTREKLSLWDRRTDAMAPLTEKQMDAVLEIRAAAETLSVPAELPIEDLCSLSSRSLQSPFIATIPQSTEDVLLKGFQMLDMDNDRIDTAQQFFSWFAKLQANMDQDENAKYRKTRDDLNCYQVQCDAILKDVSAALEHLDSLQKQYLFVSNKTGTLHEACEQLLKEQSELVDLAESIQQKLSYFNELENINTKLNSPTLSVNSEGFIPMLSKLDDCIEYVSSNPNFKDYPVYLAKFKQCLSKAMHFMKIHIVNTMQNLTSQLTKRDSMGLTNADSAFTLYYVRYRAAAPKVRSLIEQIEQRAEKIPEYHQLLDEIHQCYLDQRDLLLSPSITSTITDLTNQNSKDHCALVRSGCAFMVHVCQDEHQLYNEFFSKPTPALDELLEKLCLSLYDVLRPLIIHIVHLETLSELCSILKNEMLEDHVHNNATQLGAFDGLVKQMLEDVQERLVYRTHIYIQTDITGYNPASGDLAYPDKLEMMERIAQSLKEEQMKQMSQESMFSDVQLEDPDRRRNSNAGNVEASRLQTSISPADLHGMWYPTVRRTLVCLSKLYRCIDRAVFQGLSQEALSACIQSLLKASDIILKNKTQIDGQLFLIKHLLIVREQIAPFHTDFAIKEISLDLKKTRDAAFKILNPKAVPKFFRLNSHNAILEFLLQGTPEIKEHYIDSKKDVDRHLKFSCEQFIQQQTQIFVGNLEEFLTKVAALKTMAIQGGPTYSLSQQPWAQPAKINDIVMATYRVMKSKLPSTLQSMSLYLANRDTEFILFKPVRNNIQQVFQRLHALLQEEYSGEDLQIIACPSMEQINLLLSVNK; encoded by the exons ATGTACGAAGTGACGATGGCGTCCACAGATCTCTTGGACTTAACAGATAAAGACACCCGTGAGAAACTGTCATTATGGGATCGACGGACAGATGCCATGGCTCCCCTCACGGAGAAACAAATGGACGCTGTCCTGGAGATCCGAGCCGCGGCCGAAACACTCTCTGTCCCGGCCGAG CTACCCATTGAGGATTTATGCAGCCTCTCGTCGCGGTCCTTGCAGTCCCCCTTCATAGCGACAATTCCCCAGTCAACAGAGGACGTCCTGCTTAAGGGTTTCCAGATGCTGGATATGGATAATGACAGGATAGACACTGCACAACAG tttttttcttGGTTTGCCAAGTTACAGGCAAACATGGACCAGGATGAGAACGCCAAATACAG GAAAACCCGAGATGATCTAAACTGCTACCAGGTACAATGCGATGCTATTCTGAAAGATGTGAGTGCTGCTCTGGAGCACTTGGACTCCCTTCAGAAGCAGTATCTGTTTGTGTCCAATAAGACCGGCACCCTGCACGAAGCCTGTGAGCAGCTCCTTAAAGAGCAG TCAGAACTTGTCGACCTGGCAGAGAGCATACAGCAGAAACTCTCATACTTTAATGAGTTAGAAAACATAAATACG AAACTGAACTCACCCACATTGTCTGTAAATAGTGAGGGCTTTATACCAATGCTGTCAAAATTGGATGACTGCATTGAATATGTTTCTTCAAAT CCCAATTTCAAGGACTATCCGGTTTATTTGGCCAAGTTTAAACAATGTCTTTCAAAAGCTATGCACTTCATGAAGATCCATATTGTAAACACTATGCAAAATCTCACAAGCCAGTTAACCAAAAGG GATTCAATGGGCTTGACCAACGCAGACAGTGCCTTTACACTTTACTACGTTAGGTATAGAGCAGCTGCACCAAAAGTCAGG TCACTGATTGAACAGATAGAGCAGCGAGCGGAGAAGATCCCAGA ATACCATCAACTCCTAGATGAAATCCATCAGTGCTACCTGGACCAGAGAGACCTGCTCCTCAGTCCTAGCATTACATCCACCATTACTGACCTGACCAACCAAAACAGCAAAGACCACTGCGCTCTG GTTCGCAGTGGCTGTGCCTTTATGGTTCACGTCTGCCAGGATGAACACCAACTGTACAACGAGTTCTTCTCTAAACCTACACCTGCACTGGA CGAGCTGCTGGAGAAGTTATGTCTGTCCCTGTATGATGTCCTGCGGCCTCTCATCATCCACATCGTCCACCTGGAAACCCTGTCGGAGCTCTGCAGTATCCTCAAGAATGAGATGCTTGAAGACCATGTTCATAACAACG CCACTCAGCTGGGAGCCTTTGATGGATTAGTGAAGCAGATGCTGGAGGATGTCCAGGAGAGGCTGGTGTACCGGACCCACATTTATATCCAGACTGATATCACAGGCTACAACCCGGCTTCAGGGGATCTGGCCTACCCTGACAAACTGgagatgatggag AGAATCGCTCAGAGCCTGAAGGAAGAGCAGATGAAGCAGATGTCACAAGAGTCCATGTTTTCTGATGTTCAGCTTGAGGATCCTGATAGGAGAAGAAACAGTAATGCTG GGAATGTTGAAGCATCACGCCTACAGACATCtatctctcctgctgatctgcACGGCATGTGGTACCCTACCGTCAGACGAACGCTGGTTTGTCTGTCCAAGCTCTACAGATGTATAGAT AGAGCAGTCTTCCAGGGTTTATCTCAAGAAGCCTTATCTGCCTGCATCCAGTCGCTGCTTAAAGCTTCAGATATCATCCTTAAAAACAAG ACGCAAATAGATGGGCAACTTTTCCTGATCAAGCACCTGCTGATAGTGCGTGAACAGATTGCCCCGTTTCACACTGATTTTGCCATCAAGGAAATCTCACTGGACCTGAAGAAAACGCGAG ATGCTGCCTTCAAAATCCTCAACCCTAAGGCTGTTCCCAAATTCTTCAGACTTAACAGTCACAACGCCATACTTGAATTCCTGCTTCAg GGAACACCAGAGATAAAGGAGCACTACATTGACTCCAAGAAGGATGTGGACCGACACCTGAAGTTCAGCTGTGAGCAGTTCATCCAGCAGCAGACTCAGATCTTTGTGGGGAACCTTGAGGAGTTCCTTACCAAG GTTGCAGCTCTAAAAACGATGGCTATCCAAGGTGGTCCCACGTACAGTCTGTCTCAGCAACCTTGGGCACAGCCAG CAAAGATCAACGATATAGTGATGGCTACCTACCGGGTGATGAAGAGCAAGCTGCCAAGCACTTTACAGAGCATGTCCTTGTACTTAGCCAATAGAGACACGGAGTTCATCCTTTTCAAGCCTGTCCGG AATAACATCCAGCAGGTCTTCCAAAGACTTCACGCCTTGCTTCAGGAGGAATACAGCGGAGAAGACCTACAAATCATCGCGTGTCCATCGATGGAGCAG ATTAACCTACTGCTGTCTGTGAATAAGTAA